A region from the Brassica napus cultivar Da-Ae chromosome C8, Da-Ae, whole genome shotgun sequence genome encodes:
- the LOC111213864 gene encoding ATP-dependent helicase rhp16-like, which yields MELRPRNKAIVSSDQGVNLEEDEEAYDMSSSDNDSTDSEFQVSEEDVDGNDDLPNPVPAPVDAVPLAVFVPLPNANQSRGTKRKSTTPFIKEKGKLLWELWEKEDEKWVDQHMTEDVDLDQHNNAVITETAEPPPDLIMPLLRYQREFLAWASKQEHSVSGGILADEMGMGKTIQAISLVLAQRQVDRPVGCTLVLCPLVAVSQWLSEIDRFTSPGSTKVLVYHGAKREKNGNEFKKYDFVLTTYSTVENEFRKCVMPGKRQCEYCSKWFLPNRLVTHHAYHCGPSSAKALRNPLAVMERERAAAEAEEASSKGKRSKKKKTKQALEEEDSVNRKKSVLYSIKWNRVILDEAHYIKERRSNTARAVFALEATYRWALSGTPLQNRVGELYSLIRFLQISPYSYYFCKDCDCKILDYTTHANCHSCPHNAVRHFCWWNKNVTNPITEPAYGNEERGKRAMILLKHKVLKDILLRRTKLGRAADLALPPRIITLRRDALDVKESDYYESLYQNSQSQFNTYIEAGTIMINFAHIFDLLTRLRQAVDHPYLVVYSSSGGANANLNDENKKDQECGLCHEPAEDNVVTSCEHVFCKACLIDFAASLGEVSCPTCSTLVTMDWTTKADIEQQANKTTIKGFRASSILNRIKLDDFQTSTKIEALREEIRLMVERDGSAKAIVFSQFTSFLDLINYTLGKCGVGCTQLVGSMSMAARDVAINKFREDPNCKVFLMSLKAGGVALNLTVASHVFMMDPWWNPAVERQAQDRIHRIGQYKPIRVVRFIIENTVEEKILKLQKKKELVFEGTVGGSQEAIGKLTAEDMRFLFTI from the exons ATGGAGCTTCGACCTCGCAACAAGGCGATTGTTTCATCGGACCAAG GTGTGAATctggaggaagatgaagaagcttatGATATGTCCTCTTCAGATAATGATTCTACCGACTCTGAGTTTCAAG TTTCTGAGGAGGATGTTGATGGTAATGATGATTTACCAAATCCTGTCCCTGCACCTGTGGATGCTGTCCCTCTTGCTGTCTTTGTGCCTTTGCCAAATGCAAACCAATCAAGAGGCACCAAAAGGAAAAGCACCACCCCATTCATCAAAGAGAAAGGCAAGCTCCTGTGGGAGCTCTGGGAGAAAGAGGATGAAAAATGGGTCGACCAACACATGACAGAGGATGTAGACTTGGACCAGCACAACAACGCCGTCATCACCGAAACCGCCGAGCCGCCTCCTGATCTCATCATGCCGCTCCTAAGGTACCAAAGGGAGTTTTTAGCATGGGCGTCGAAACAAGAACACTCAGTCTCAGGAGGCATACTAGCAGACGAGATGGGGATGGGGAAAACCATACAAGCCATCTCTCTCGTCCTCGCGCAACGCCAAGTCGACAGACCAGTTGGTTGCACGCTTGTGCTTTGTCCACTCGTTGCTGTCTCTCAGTGGCTAAGCGAGATCGATCGGTTCACATCACCAGGAAGCACTAAGGTTCTTGTCTACCACGGAGCCAAGAGAGAGAAGAACGGTAACGAGTTCAAGAAGTACGACTTTGTCTTGACAACATACTCCACGGTCGAGAATGAGTTCAGGAAGTGTGTGATGCCTGGAAAGAGGCAATGCGAGTACTGCAGCAAATGGTTTCTTCCGAACAGGCTTGTGACCCACCATGCGTATCACTGTGGGCCATCTTCTGCGAAGGCGCTGAGAAACCCTCTTGCTGTAATGGAAAGAGAGAGAGCAGCAGCCGAGGCTGAAGAGGCTAGTAGCAAGGGGAAGCgatctaagaagaagaagactaaaCAAGCTTTAGAGGAAGAAGATTCAGTGAATAGAAAGAAATCTGTTTTGTATTCTATTAAATGGAACAGGGTCATTTTGGATGAG GCTCATTACATCAAAGAGAGACGTAGCAACACTGCGAGAGCTGTTTTTGCTTTGGAGGCTACTTATAGATGGGCTTTGAGTGGGACTCCGCTCCAGAATCGTGTTGGAGAGCTTTACTCTCTG ATACGCTTCCTGCAGATTAGTCCATACTCTTATTACTTCTGCAAGGACTGTGACTGCAAGATTCTTGATTACAC TACGCATGCAAACTGTCACAGCTGCCCTCACAATGCAGTGCGGCATTTCTGTTGGTGGAACAAG AATGTGACCAACCCAATAACGGAGCCTGCTTATGGAAACGAGGAACGGGGCAAGAGAGCAATGATATTGCTTAAACACAAAGTTCTGAAAGACATCCTCCTAAGACGTACTAAACTGGGCCGGGCAGCTGATCTTGCGCTTCCTCCTAGAATC ATCACTCTGAGGAGGGATGCACTAGATGTAAAAGAGTCTGATTACTATGAATCACTATACCAAAACAGTCAATCCCAATTCAATAC GTATATTGAGGCTGGGACAATTATGATTAACTTTGCTCACATATTTGATCTTCTAACCCGTCTGAGACAG GCTGTTGATCATCCATACCTTGTGGTGTATTCCAGTTCTGGAGGTGCTAATGCTAACTTGAATGATGAGAACAAAAAGGACCAAGAATGTGGTCTATGCCATGAGCCAGCTGAGGACAATGTT GTGACTTCATGTGAACATGTGTTCTGTAAAGcttgtttgattgatttcgcTGCATCCCTGGGGGAAGTCTCCTGTCCAACATGCTCAACACTAGTGACTATGGACTGGACTACTAAAGCTGACATAGAGCAGCAGGCAAACAAGACAACAATTAAAGGATTTAGAGCCTCAAGCATTTTAAATCGGATTAAGCTGGATGATTTTCAGACTAGTACAAAGATAGAGGCTTTG AGGGAAGAGATAAGGCTCATGGTCGAAAGAGATGGGTCTGCCAAAGCAATAGTTTTCAGCCAGTTCACATCATTCTTGGATCTGATAAACTACACACTCGGGAAG TGTGGGGTTGGTTGCACTCAACTGGTGGGAAGCATGTCAATGGCAGCTAGAGATGTTGCTATCAACAAATTCAGAGAAGATCCGAATTGCAAAGTTTTCTTGATGAGTTTGAAAGCTGGAGGGGTTGCTCTCAACTTAACAGTCGCTTCACAT GTGTTTATGATGGATCCGTGGTGGAACCCAGCGGTTGAGAGGCAAGCACAAGACAGAATACATAGGATCGGGCAGTACAAGCCAATCAG GGTTGTGAGATTCATAATAGAGAACACAGTGGAGGAAAAGATTCTGAAGCTTCAAAAAAAGAAGGAACTTGTTTTTGAAGG GACCGTTGGTGGTTCTCAGGAGGCCATAGGAAAGTTGACAGCGGAAGATATGAGGTTTCTGTTTACCATCTAA